In one window of Cytophagia bacterium CHB2 DNA:
- a CDS encoding uracil-DNA glycosylase yields the protein YILEEVTLMKRVKVVIALGKIAFDTALSVFGEVYGVNHSPKPKFGHRAEVKLTDKITLIASFHPSQQNTFTGRLTEAMFDGVFRRARQLLDSE from the coding sequence CTATATTCTTGAAGAAGTCACTCTCATGAAGAGAGTGAAGGTGGTGATTGCGCTCGGCAAAATCGCATTTGATACCGCGCTTTCTGTTTTCGGTGAAGTGTATGGCGTCAATCATTCTCCCAAACCGAAATTCGGGCATCGCGCGGAAGTGAAGCTGACGGACAAGATCACGCTGATCGCATCATTTCATCCCAGCCAGCAAAACACGTTTACGGGAAGGTTGACGGAGGCGATGTTCGACGGAGTGTTTCGCCGCGCGCGGCAGTTGCTCGATTCTGAATAA
- a CDS encoding DUF429 domain-containing protein: MPAHILGIDAAWTAHQPSGVALLRVRKNAKPELIALGRSYDEFLGSEAHAEIDWRTRVRGCLPPIDALLTRCKKLTGELPQIVALDIPLAAKPLNGRRPCDNAVTSAYVSRGAGTHTPSALRPGPISKSLFQQLCKAGYEWYTHGAAKRAARVFIETYPHPAIIELMQLRMRLAYKTSRLSQYWSEAKSRTRWLRLCKNLDALRRALADEIDGLENLIPSAKILLKNGNKARLKHLEDALDAVVCAWIGYQFWRGRARPYGNQEAAIWLPAPDFRSKKLVMASKI, translated from the coding sequence ATGCCTGCACACATTCTCGGCATCGACGCGGCGTGGACGGCGCATCAACCCTCGGGAGTAGCGCTGTTGCGTGTCCGCAAAAACGCCAAACCTGAGTTGATCGCGCTCGGGCGATCTTATGACGAATTCCTTGGCAGCGAAGCGCATGCGGAAATCGATTGGCGCACTCGCGTTCGCGGCTGCCTGCCTCCCATCGACGCTTTGCTTACTCGCTGCAAAAAACTCACTGGCGAGTTGCCGCAAATTGTGGCGCTGGATATTCCTCTGGCGGCCAAGCCGCTCAACGGTCGGCGGCCTTGCGACAATGCTGTCACCTCGGCGTACGTGAGTCGCGGCGCAGGCACGCACACCCCTTCGGCATTGCGCCCGGGTCCGATTTCGAAATCCCTCTTTCAGCAATTGTGCAAAGCCGGGTATGAATGGTACACACACGGCGCCGCCAAACGCGCAGCGCGCGTTTTCATCGAAACCTACCCGCATCCGGCCATCATCGAATTGATGCAGTTACGCATGCGGCTGGCTTACAAAACCTCACGCCTGTCGCAATACTGGTCCGAAGCAAAATCACGCACACGCTGGCTACGCCTCTGCAAAAATCTTGACGCTTTGCGCCGGGCGCTGGCTGATGAAATCGACGGCCTCGAAAACCTCATTCCTTCCGCAAAAATCTTGCTCAAGAATGGCAACAAAGCGCGGCTCAAGCATCTCGAAGATGCGCTGGATGCCGTAGTGTGCGCCTGGATCGGGTATCAGTTTTGGCGCGGCCGTGCCCGGCCATATGGCAATCAGGAGGCAGCGATTTGGCTGCCTGCGCCAGACTTTCGATCCAAAAAACTGGTGATGGCCTCAAAAATTTGA
- a CDS encoding DUF3160 domain-containing protein translates to MRHFVTMMLCLTLLVGAHAPQTHAQAGGSFDLQAYTNFLASHRDLTHEQLRGLHPTPNFRSKLDTSDEQALLRENGFVVSERLRRDSFGHAFLEIYKHDLPVFVSTDAILHALHRSYDAILQDTETGVLIPRLQELLLKLRNEWPNLATRYLNLPAMQPMLNDVDVYLTVALRLLGNQLAPQRSENTSTVAELLNLIAAEQPAYFSLFSETQRLIGFSQFRPRGHYTNQADLRNYFKAMIWLGRTELMLSPPKVQDGSEPSAADIQRQTIAAYLLWEAVQNSGSLTLWQEMDGIIRFLVGESDNITVDHLQLLANEISLADASELLDSSRLQALQSALAEKSYALQRINSQILISDPNNPEQIAPPSAFLLLGQRFVIDSYVMGNVVYDRILYQDRKVLRMLPSSLDVLFALGNDAASILLKDELQRYPYASNLSALRYLVDSYDEEFWKSALYNVWLQAIRRLNPADDLTVFPAFMQTGAFWQQKMNTQLASWAQLRHDNLLYAKQSYTSGTTCLFPYSFVEPFPEFYRTLQSYAEQAEAKFNTVAFGEEWLKASITRYFSHMAGVMDTLAAIAGKQLHHEEPDSAEIRFLRRMMYSTPICGEQLDGWYAYLYYRGAEQSIEKDLVVADVHTQPTDESGALIGKVMHAGTGPLDLGVFIAENYEGKATAFIGPVMSYYEHVTMNFKRLTDEEWQQLYQHPPSFRPAWVNVYLADAEGKRRSAGPQIATSVKEPQLASDLPKSLLLHQNYPNPFNANTLIRFEISPAFAHAPAKLAIYNLRGELVRELIDQTLPAGNYLVRWDGKNDSGKDTASSVYFCRLQVGNVSQMRKLTLLR, encoded by the coding sequence ATGCGACATTTCGTTACGATGATGTTGTGCCTGACTTTGCTGGTCGGCGCGCATGCGCCGCAAACACACGCACAAGCCGGCGGCAGCTTCGACTTGCAGGCCTACACCAATTTCCTCGCCAGCCACCGCGATTTGACTCACGAGCAACTGCGCGGCCTGCATCCCACGCCGAATTTTCGAAGTAAACTCGATACCTCCGATGAACAAGCCTTGCTGCGTGAAAATGGCTTTGTGGTGAGCGAGCGGTTGAGGCGCGACAGCTTTGGCCATGCCTTTCTTGAAATCTACAAACATGACTTGCCGGTATTCGTTTCAACCGATGCCATTTTGCATGCGCTGCATCGTTCCTATGACGCGATTCTGCAAGACACGGAAACCGGCGTGCTCATTCCGCGCTTGCAAGAGTTGTTGCTCAAGCTGCGTAACGAATGGCCGAATTTGGCAACGCGTTACCTCAACTTGCCGGCAATGCAGCCGATGTTGAATGACGTTGATGTTTATCTGACTGTTGCCTTGCGCCTGCTCGGCAATCAACTCGCGCCGCAACGCAGTGAGAATACCTCGACTGTTGCAGAATTGCTGAACCTGATTGCCGCTGAGCAGCCCGCTTATTTCTCTTTGTTCAGTGAGACGCAACGGCTGATCGGCTTCAGTCAATTCCGTCCGCGCGGGCATTACACCAATCAAGCAGATCTGCGCAATTATTTCAAGGCTATGATCTGGCTGGGCCGCACGGAATTGATGCTTTCCCCACCGAAAGTGCAAGACGGCTCGGAACCGAGCGCGGCGGACATTCAGCGGCAAACGATCGCGGCCTACTTGCTCTGGGAGGCGGTGCAGAACAGCGGCAGTCTCACTCTGTGGCAGGAAATGGATGGCATCATTCGCTTTCTCGTGGGCGAGAGTGACAATATCACCGTTGATCATTTGCAGCTTTTGGCGAATGAAATCAGCCTGGCAGACGCAAGCGAGTTGCTCGATTCCAGTCGATTGCAGGCGTTGCAATCTGCGCTCGCGGAAAAATCCTACGCCCTTCAGCGCATCAACTCGCAAATCCTGATTTCCGATCCCAACAATCCCGAACAAATTGCGCCGCCTTCGGCATTTCTGCTGCTCGGCCAGCGTTTTGTGATCGACTCCTACGTCATGGGCAACGTGGTGTACGATCGCATTTTATATCAAGATCGCAAAGTGCTGCGCATGCTGCCCTCGAGTCTCGACGTTCTGTTTGCGCTGGGCAATGACGCGGCGAGCATTCTCCTTAAAGACGAGTTGCAGCGTTATCCCTACGCCTCAAATCTGTCAGCGTTGCGTTATCTCGTCGATTCATATGACGAAGAATTTTGGAAAAGCGCATTGTACAACGTTTGGCTGCAAGCCATTCGCCGCCTCAATCCTGCCGATGATCTAACCGTTTTTCCCGCATTCATGCAAACCGGCGCATTTTGGCAGCAGAAGATGAATACCCAACTCGCTTCGTGGGCACAGTTGCGCCACGATAATCTGCTTTATGCCAAGCAATCTTATACTTCCGGCACGACTTGCTTATTTCCATACAGCTTCGTCGAACCGTTTCCGGAATTTTATCGCACGCTGCAAAGTTATGCCGAACAAGCGGAGGCGAAATTCAATACCGTAGCATTCGGCGAGGAATGGCTCAAGGCAAGCATCACGCGCTATTTTTCTCACATGGCCGGGGTGATGGACACGCTGGCTGCGATTGCCGGCAAGCAGCTTCACCACGAGGAACCGGATTCCGCAGAAATACGGTTTCTCCGGCGCATGATGTACAGCACCCCCATCTGCGGCGAACAGCTTGACGGGTGGTACGCGTATCTCTATTATCGCGGCGCGGAACAAAGCATCGAAAAAGATTTGGTGGTGGCAGACGTTCACACGCAGCCCACGGACGAAAGCGGCGCCCTCATCGGCAAAGTCATGCACGCCGGCACCGGGCCGCTCGATCTCGGCGTTTTCATTGCCGAAAATTACGAGGGCAAAGCCACGGCGTTCATCGGGCCGGTGATGAGTTATTATGAACACGTGACGATGAATTTCAAGCGCTTGACGGATGAGGAATGGCAGCAGCTTTATCAGCACCCTCCCTCCTTTCGTCCTGCGTGGGTGAATGTTTATCTCGCTGATGCTGAAGGCAAGCGCCGCAGCGCGGGTCCGCAAATCGCGACCAGTGTGAAAGAGCCGCAATTGGCGAGCGATCTGCCCAAGAGTTTATTGCTGCACCAGAATTATCCCAATCCGTTCAATGCGAACACTCTCATCCGTTTTGAGATTTCACCGGCATTTGCCCATGCCCCGGCAAAATTGGCGATTTACAATCTGCGCGGTGAATTGGTACGCGAGCTGATCGATCAGACATTGCCGGCAGGCAATTATTTGGTGAGATGGGACGGGAAAAATGACTCCGGCAAAGACACAGCCTCCAGCGTTTATTTTTGCCGGCTGCAGGTCGGTAATGTGAGTCAGATGAGAAAGCTGACGCTGTTGCGCTAA